The proteins below are encoded in one region of Pseudomonas entomophila L48:
- the selB gene encoding selenocysteine-specific translation elongation factor codes for MIVGTAGHIDHGKTALLQALTGQAGDTRQEERARGMTIDLGYRYAALAEGAPLTGFIDVPGHERFIHNMLAGAHGIDLVLLVVAADDGVMPQTREHLSIIELLGIPQALVVISKCDRVEPARLSEVQAQVTELLAPGPYAGARQFPVSSLSGEGIGALREALLAAEAHVRQRSVRGGFRLAVDRAFAVSGAGVVVTGTALAGQVSVGDTLLLGKAGKPVRVRGLHAQNQAALVAEAGQRVALNISAEKLSAEQVHRGDWLLPEWLHAPSVRVDIDLTLLAGETRVFEHFSAVHVHLGTQDVTARVALLEGERLEAGQRMFAQLLLNAPLQAVHGDRLVLRDQRAQRTLGGGRVLDPFAPSRQRRSEARLTQLQVLRNADSLERALPALLEAAPGGLQPQRLERQFNRLRETWQLPETVLVIATRQGQLLFDRLQWQALKRQVLERLAQFHEQEPDQLGPDRDRLRRFTALPLERPAFVSLLDELLGEGAISSSGPWLHLPDHQVQLSDADTALWERLLPRLLAGEFDPPWVRTLAGEEGCDEADVRLLLRKLARLGLVHQVVRDLFYPETTLRRMAELLLRQAETSPIVQVAAFRDGLVIGRKRTVQILEYFDRVGLTRRVGDLRHIRVDSALAQPQRGP; via the coding sequence GTGATCGTCGGTACCGCCGGCCATATCGACCATGGCAAGACCGCGCTGCTCCAGGCCCTGACCGGCCAGGCCGGCGATACGCGCCAGGAAGAGCGTGCCCGCGGCATGACCATCGACCTGGGCTACCGCTACGCGGCGCTGGCCGAAGGCGCGCCGCTGACCGGGTTCATCGATGTGCCCGGCCATGAGCGTTTTATCCACAACATGCTTGCCGGCGCCCATGGCATCGACCTGGTGCTGCTGGTGGTGGCCGCCGACGACGGGGTGATGCCGCAAACCCGCGAGCACCTGTCGATCATCGAACTGTTGGGCATTCCCCAGGCGCTGGTGGTCATCAGCAAATGCGACCGGGTCGAGCCGGCGCGGTTGAGCGAAGTCCAGGCACAGGTCACCGAACTGCTTGCGCCAGGGCCCTATGCCGGGGCCAGGCAATTTCCGGTTTCGAGCCTGTCCGGCGAGGGGATCGGCGCCCTGCGCGAGGCCTTGCTGGCGGCCGAGGCGCATGTTCGCCAGCGCAGCGTGCGCGGCGGTTTCCGCCTGGCCGTGGACCGGGCCTTCGCGGTTTCCGGGGCAGGGGTGGTGGTCACCGGCACGGCGCTGGCCGGGCAGGTCAGCGTCGGCGACACCTTGCTGTTGGGCAAGGCTGGCAAACCGGTGCGGGTGCGTGGCCTGCATGCGCAGAACCAGGCGGCATTGGTGGCCGAGGCCGGGCAGCGGGTGGCCTTGAATATCAGCGCGGAAAAGCTCTCGGCCGAGCAGGTGCATCGCGGCGATTGGCTGCTGCCTGAGTGGTTGCATGCACCCAGCGTGCGGGTCGATATCGACCTCACCTTGCTGGCGGGAGAAACCCGCGTGTTCGAGCATTTCAGCGCGGTGCATGTGCACCTGGGGACCCAGGATGTCACTGCCCGGGTCGCGTTGCTCGAAGGAGAACGGCTCGAGGCTGGCCAGCGCATGTTCGCCCAACTGCTGCTCAATGCACCGTTGCAGGCGGTGCATGGGGATCGCCTGGTGCTGCGCGACCAGCGCGCCCAGCGCACGTTGGGAGGTGGCCGCGTGCTCGATCCGTTCGCGCCAAGCCGGCAACGACGCAGCGAGGCGCGCTTGACCCAGTTGCAGGTGCTGCGCAATGCCGACAGCCTCGAACGGGCGTTGCCGGCATTGCTGGAGGCAGCCCCCGGCGGGCTCCAGCCCCAGCGTCTGGAGCGCCAGTTCAATCGCCTGCGTGAGACCTGGCAGTTGCCGGAAACGGTGCTGGTGATTGCCACGCGTCAAGGTCAGCTGCTGTTCGATCGCCTACAGTGGCAGGCGCTCAAGCGACAAGTGCTGGAGCGCCTGGCGCAGTTCCATGAACAGGAGCCTGATCAGCTCGGCCCGGACCGTGATCGACTGCGCCGCTTTACCGCACTGCCGTTGGAGCGCCCCGCATTTGTCAGCCTGCTGGATGAGTTGCTGGGCGAAGGCGCGATCAGCAGCAGTGGCCCATGGCTGCACCTGCCGGATCACCAGGTCCAGTTGAGCGACGCGGATACTGCGTTGTGGGAACGACTGTTGCCGCGCCTGCTGGCAGGTGAGTTCGACCCACCCTGGGTACGGACCCTGGCCGGCGAGGAGGGCTGCGACGAGGCTGACGTGCGCCTGTTGTTGCGCAAGCTGGCCCGGTTGGGCCTGGTGCACCAGGTGGTGCGCGACCTGTTCTACCCGGAGACGACGCTGAGGCGTATGGCAGAGCTGCTGTTGCGCCAGGCCGAGACATCGCCGATAGTGCAGGTCGCGGCGTTTCGCGATGGTTTGGTCATCGGTCGCAAGCGCACTGTGCAGATTCTCGAGTACTTCGACCGCGTTGGCTTGACCCGACGAGTTGGCGACCTGCGTCATATCCGCGTCGACAGCGCCCTGGCCCAGCCGCAACGCGGGCCCTGA
- a CDS encoding asparaginase — protein MRVVKNLLVLYTGGTIGMLQTAEGLAPAGGFEARMREHFAACGDAPTLQWSLRELNPLIDSANMQQANWLAMRDAIVEAVERDGHDGVLVLHGTDTLAYSAAALSFLLLGLPVPVLLTGSMLPAGAPDSDAWANLVGALNLFESGLEDGVQLYFHGQLLHGCRASKLRSEAFDAFTVLPRHREGERAPELPTRLDYRQPRLPVKLAVMPVFPGLAAEHLRGLFDSGIQGLVLECYGSGTGPSDDQALLDVLHDARQGGVMIVAISQCPEGSVVFDTYAAGSRLRDTGLVSGGGMTREAALGKLFALLGAGLDVQAAEHWFALDLCGERA, from the coding sequence ATGCGTGTAGTCAAGAATCTTCTCGTCCTTTACACCGGTGGCACCATCGGCATGCTGCAGACCGCCGAAGGCCTCGCACCGGCCGGTGGCTTCGAAGCGCGCATGCGCGAGCACTTCGCCGCCTGCGGCGATGCGCCGACGCTGCAATGGTCGCTGCGTGAACTGAACCCGCTGATCGACAGCGCCAACATGCAACAGGCCAACTGGCTGGCGATGCGCGACGCCATCGTCGAGGCGGTCGAGCGCGACGGCCATGATGGCGTGCTGGTGCTGCACGGCACCGACACCCTGGCCTACAGCGCCGCAGCGTTGTCGTTCCTGCTGCTGGGCCTGCCGGTGCCGGTGCTGCTGACCGGTTCCATGCTGCCAGCTGGTGCGCCGGACAGCGATGCCTGGGCCAACCTGGTCGGCGCCCTGAACCTGTTCGAAAGCGGCCTGGAAGACGGCGTGCAGCTTTACTTCCACGGCCAGCTGCTGCATGGCTGCCGCGCCTCCAAGCTGCGCAGCGAGGCGTTCGACGCCTTCACCGTGCTGCCCCGCCATCGTGAGGGCGAACGCGCGCCTGAGCTGCCGACCCGCCTGGACTACCGCCAGCCACGCCTGCCGGTCAAGCTGGCGGTCATGCCGGTGTTCCCGGGCCTTGCCGCCGAACACCTGCGTGGCCTGTTCGATAGCGGTATCCAGGGGCTGGTGCTGGAGTGCTACGGCAGTGGCACCGGGCCGTCCGACGACCAGGCACTGCTCGACGTGTTGCACGATGCCCGCCAGGGTGGCGTGATGATCGTCGCCATCAGCCAGTGCCCGGAAGGGTCGGTGGTGTTTGACACCTATGCGGCCGGTAGTCGCCTGCGTGATACCGGGCTGGTCAGTGGCGGCGGCATGACCCGCGAGGCGGCGCTGGGCAAGCTGTTTGCGCTGCTGGGCGCAGGGTTGGACGTGCAGGCGGCGGAGCATTGGTTCGCCCTGGACCTGTGCGGCGAGCGGGCTTAG
- a CDS encoding alanine/glycine:cation symporter family protein, translating to MLEALNDFLSGKLLIVLIVGLGGYFTIRSRFVQFRHFGHMFGVFKESLRGQAGQLSSFQALMLSLAGRVGAGNIAGVGIAVTLGGPGAVFWMWVTALVGMSSSFFECTLAQVYKRADGDGLYRGGPAYYIQHGLKLKSMAIVFSILLLVTYGFAFIGLQSYTVTHSLQNAFAFDPKHTGIVLAALLALTFIGGIKRIAAVSDLLVPVKTLAYIGVTLYVIGTQIEHVPAMLETIFKSAFGLDPAFGGLLGSAIVMGVKRGVFANEAGLGSAPNVAAVAAVKHPGAQGVVQAFSVFLDTFVICTCTALLILLSGFYTPGFEGDGIVLTQNSLAAVVGDWGRLFVSVALSLFVFTCILYNYYLGENSLQFLSRNRVVLMIFRGLVLALVVWGSTQDLSTVFAFADITMTCLAFVNLIALAMLFKVGLRVMRDYDEQRKAGVKQPVFDSSKFTDLDLDRAAWPANPQAETATDKAAVQAQAQR from the coding sequence ATGCTCGAAGCACTCAACGATTTCCTCTCGGGGAAACTGCTCATTGTGCTGATCGTCGGACTCGGCGGTTATTTCACCATCCGTTCGCGGTTCGTCCAGTTCCGCCATTTCGGCCACATGTTCGGTGTCTTCAAGGAATCCCTTCGCGGCCAGGCAGGCCAACTGAGCTCGTTCCAGGCCCTGATGCTGAGCCTCGCCGGCCGTGTCGGCGCCGGTAACATCGCCGGTGTCGGTATCGCCGTGACCCTCGGCGGCCCGGGCGCCGTGTTCTGGATGTGGGTCACCGCGCTGGTGGGCATGTCCAGCAGCTTCTTCGAGTGCACCCTGGCCCAGGTCTACAAGCGCGCCGATGGCGACGGCCTGTACCGCGGCGGCCCGGCGTACTACATCCAGCACGGCCTGAAGCTGAAAAGCATGGCCATCGTGTTCTCGATCCTGCTGCTGGTCACCTACGGCTTCGCCTTCATCGGCCTGCAGTCGTACACCGTGACCCACTCGCTGCAGAACGCCTTTGCCTTCGATCCGAAACACACCGGTATCGTCCTGGCGGCCCTGCTGGCCCTGACCTTCATCGGTGGTATCAAGCGCATCGCCGCGGTGTCCGACCTGCTGGTACCGGTCAAGACCCTGGCCTACATCGGCGTGACCCTGTACGTGATCGGCACCCAGATCGAACACGTGCCTGCCATGCTGGAGACCATCTTCAAGAGCGCCTTCGGCCTCGACCCTGCGTTCGGCGGCCTGCTCGGCAGCGCCATCGTCATGGGCGTGAAGCGTGGCGTGTTCGCCAACGAAGCAGGCCTGGGCAGTGCGCCGAACGTCGCCGCCGTGGCCGCGGTGAAACACCCGGGCGCCCAGGGCGTGGTCCAGGCGTTCAGCGTGTTCCTCGACACCTTCGTGATCTGCACCTGCACCGCGCTGCTGATCCTGCTGTCGGGCTTCTACACCCCGGGCTTCGAAGGTGACGGCATCGTCCTGACCCAGAACTCGCTGGCCGCCGTGGTCGGTGACTGGGGCCGCCTGTTCGTCAGCGTCGCGCTGTCGCTGTTCGTCTTCACCTGCATCCTCTACAACTACTACCTGGGCGAGAACAGCCTGCAGTTCCTCAGCCGCAACCGCGTCGTGCTGATGATCTTCCGCGGCCTGGTGCTGGCGCTGGTGGTGTGGGGTTCGACGCAGGACCTGTCGACCGTGTTCGCCTTCGCCGACATCACCATGACCTGCCTGGCGTTCGTCAACCTGATCGCCCTGGCCATGCTGTTCAAGGTCGGCCTGCGCGTGATGCGCGACTACGACGAGCAGCGCAAGGCGGGCGTCAAGCAGCCGGTGTTCGACTCCAGCAAGTTCACCGACCTGGACCTGGACCGTGCCGCCTGGCCGGCCAATCCGCAGGCCGAAACAGCCACTGACAAAGCTGCCGTACAGGCACAGGCTCAGCGCTGA
- a CDS encoding helix-turn-helix domain-containing protein: MGDHFAVNLKFACSHYRSISEVCRQLSINRAQFNKYLSGQSRPTAYNLKRIGDFFGVEDYELSLPHEQFARLIGARNPLAQAAQQSNPISELFKPLNDHVGNLSRYCGYYFEYSNCMSVPGSILVSLVHLREERERYLFERQERQERSSASDPHAEVRCRYLGAAFQLQDRLFLVDYESLTLNEMSQTILIPSFKSRISRLNGLKIGVSSGDRRNPACTRVVWEYLGEEINRINAFRQVRLYRPDDPRIDDDIRDRLSAGMISNGLFEIE; encoded by the coding sequence ATGGGCGATCACTTCGCTGTCAACCTCAAATTCGCCTGTAGTCACTACCGCTCTATCTCCGAGGTTTGCCGGCAGCTGTCGATCAACCGGGCACAATTCAACAAGTACCTGAGCGGGCAAAGCCGCCCGACGGCGTACAACCTCAAGCGCATCGGTGACTTCTTCGGCGTGGAGGACTACGAGCTGAGTTTGCCCCACGAGCAGTTCGCCCGCCTGATCGGTGCGCGCAACCCGCTGGCGCAGGCTGCCCAGCAGAGCAATCCGATCAGCGAGCTGTTCAAGCCGCTGAACGACCATGTCGGCAACCTGTCGCGCTATTGCGGCTACTACTTCGAATATTCCAACTGCATGTCGGTGCCGGGTTCGATCCTGGTGTCGCTGGTGCACCTGCGCGAAGAGCGCGAGCGCTACCTGTTCGAGCGTCAGGAGCGCCAGGAGCGCAGCAGTGCCAGCGACCCGCACGCCGAAGTGCGTTGCCGGTATCTGGGGGCGGCGTTTCAACTGCAGGACCGCTTGTTCCTGGTCGACTACGAGTCGTTGACCTTGAACGAGATGAGCCAGACCATCCTTATTCCCAGCTTCAAAAGCCGCATTAGCCGCCTCAATGGATTGAAGATCGGTGTTTCCAGCGGCGACCGGCGTAACCCGGCCTGCACGCGGGTGGTCTGGGAGTACCTGGGGGAGGAGATCAACCGGATCAACGCGTTCCGTCAGGTCAGGCTGTACCGCCCGGACGATCCGCGCATCGATGACGACATCCGTGATCGCCTGAGTGCCGGGATGATCAGCAATGGGCTGTTCGAGATCGAATGA
- a CDS encoding alpha/beta hydrolase → MDAASTIPQRSRWQFDEPAPGAEHFIDEAFDGYRQQARLLVPDSERAAPVLVVGGARSDFTRLNPLLYRLQQQGIGSLTGNLSGHSLASEPGAKDASLASNLQEALRFHQHLDARSDTLIGHSLGGAIALKLAAQRPSVRKLVLICPAVYPDAAHDAPFGPAFTEAIRKPFAFLDCDSYAFLRQFQGRVLLVIGEYDGLNSKVHGQGAGTSAGTRRLAGVERYSPIPEEVTHALLRSVPAPHVECLMLTDCDHGIAAHLRDRPEVADQVADAVSAFIL, encoded by the coding sequence ATGGACGCCGCATCGACCATCCCGCAGCGCAGCCGCTGGCAATTCGACGAACCCGCCCCTGGTGCGGAGCATTTCATCGACGAGGCATTCGACGGCTATCGGCAGCAGGCCCGCCTGCTGGTCCCGGACAGCGAGCGCGCGGCGCCGGTACTCGTGGTGGGCGGCGCCCGCTCGGACTTCACCCGGCTCAACCCGCTGCTGTATCGCCTGCAACAACAAGGCATCGGCTCGCTGACCGGCAACCTGTCCGGCCACAGCCTGGCCAGCGAGCCCGGGGCGAAGGACGCCTCGCTGGCCAGCAACCTGCAGGAGGCCCTGCGTTTCCACCAGCACCTCGACGCCCGCAGCGACACCTTGATCGGCCACAGCCTGGGTGGCGCCATCGCCCTCAAGCTGGCGGCCCAGCGCCCAAGCGTGCGCAAGCTGGTGCTGATCTGCCCGGCGGTGTACCCCGATGCGGCCCATGACGCGCCCTTTGGCCCCGCGTTCACTGAAGCGATCCGCAAGCCATTCGCCTTCCTCGACTGCGACAGCTACGCCTTCCTGCGCCAGTTCCAGGGCCGGGTACTGCTGGTTATTGGTGAGTACGACGGGCTCAACTCGAAGGTCCACGGCCAAGGCGCGGGCACGTCGGCCGGCACCCGTCGGCTGGCGGGCGTCGAGCGCTACAGCCCGATCCCCGAGGAAGTCACCCACGCCTTGCTGCGCTCGGTACCGGCGCCGCATGTGGAATGCCTGATGCTCACCGATTGCGACCATGGCATTGCCGCGCACCTGCGCGACCGGCCGGAGGTGGCGGACCAGGTGGCCGATGCGGTGAGTGCATTCATTCTGTAG
- a CDS encoding sugar nucleotide-binding protein: protein MRMRLMLLGGGNALGQALIRLGAEEDIAFLAPRPPEGGWDPASLTLLLDEHRPDALVNLAYYFDWFQAESVSEQRLAQQERAVERLAELCQHHEIVLVQPSSYRVFDGSRATAYSEKDEPVPLGVRGQALWRIEQSVRATCPQHVLVRFGWLLDESLDGALGRFLTRAEQPQELLLADDRRGNPTPVDDAARVILSVLKQLDCKAPLWGTYHYAGNEATTPLALGQAILAEAVQWRQLAVQQPTAQAHAARPDASEEPQHAVLACKKILHTFGIKPRAWRSGLPPLLDRFYRHG from the coding sequence ATGCGTATGCGCCTGATGCTGTTGGGTGGTGGCAATGCCCTCGGGCAAGCGCTGATTCGCCTCGGGGCCGAGGAAGACATCGCGTTCCTGGCACCGCGCCCGCCGGAAGGCGGCTGGGACCCGGCCAGCCTGACGCTGTTGCTCGACGAGCACCGCCCCGACGCGCTGGTCAACCTGGCGTACTACTTCGACTGGTTCCAGGCAGAATCTGTCAGCGAGCAGCGCCTGGCCCAGCAGGAGCGCGCCGTGGAGCGGCTCGCCGAATTGTGCCAGCACCACGAGATCGTGCTGGTGCAGCCGTCCAGCTACCGCGTGTTCGATGGCTCGCGCGCCACCGCCTACAGCGAGAAGGACGAACCGGTACCGCTCGGCGTGCGTGGCCAGGCCCTTTGGCGCATCGAGCAGAGCGTACGCGCCACCTGCCCGCAGCATGTGCTGGTGCGTTTCGGTTGGCTGCTTGATGAAAGCCTGGATGGCGCGCTCGGGCGTTTCCTGACCCGTGCCGAACAGCCCCAGGAGCTGTTGCTGGCCGACGATCGCCGTGGCAACCCGACCCCGGTGGACGACGCTGCCCGGGTAATCCTCTCGGTGCTCAAGCAGCTCGACTGCAAGGCGCCGCTGTGGGGCACCTACCATTACGCCGGCAACGAAGCCACCACGCCACTGGCGCTGGGCCAGGCGATCCTCGCCGAGGCCGTGCAGTGGCGCCAGCTGGCCGTGCAGCAGCCCACCGCGCAGGCCCATGCCGCGCGCCCGGATGCCAGCGAAGAGCCGCAGCATGCGGTGCTGGCCTGCAAGAAGATCCTTCACACCTTTGGTATCAAGCCACGCGCCTGGCGCTCTGGCTTGCCGCCGCTACTGGACCGTTTCTACCGACATGGCTGA
- a CDS encoding NAD-dependent epimerase/dehydratase family protein — protein sequence MADAPILITGGAGFIGSHLCDALLDKGYAVRILDDLSTGKRDNLQLGHPRLELLEGDVADAALVARAASGCRAVVHLAAVASVQASVEDPVKTHQSNFIGTLNVCEAMRLNGVRRVLFASSAAVYGNNGEGQSIVEDTPKAPLTPYAVDKLASEQYLDFYRRQHGLEPVVFRFFNIFGPRQDPSSPYSGVISIFCERALAGQPITVFGDGEQTRDFLYVGDLVQVMVQALEQDAVEEGAVNIGLNQATSLNQLLAALEQVVGTLPAVSHGPARSGDIRHSRADNARLLARFDFPAPTPFTEGLARLLGKA from the coding sequence ATGGCTGATGCCCCCATCCTGATCACCGGCGGTGCCGGCTTCATTGGTTCCCACCTGTGCGATGCGTTGCTGGACAAAGGCTACGCGGTGCGCATCCTCGACGACCTGTCCACCGGCAAGCGTGACAATCTCCAGCTGGGGCATCCACGGCTCGAGCTGCTTGAAGGCGATGTTGCCGACGCGGCCCTGGTGGCTCGCGCCGCCTCCGGTTGCCGGGCGGTGGTGCACCTGGCGGCGGTGGCCTCGGTGCAGGCCTCGGTGGAAGACCCGGTCAAGACCCACCAGAGCAACTTCATCGGTACCCTCAACGTGTGCGAGGCCATGCGCCTGAATGGCGTGCGCCGCGTGCTGTTCGCCTCCAGCGCGGCGGTGTATGGCAACAACGGCGAAGGCCAGTCCATCGTCGAGGACACCCCCAAGGCGCCGCTGACCCCCTATGCGGTGGACAAGCTGGCCAGTGAACAGTACCTGGACTTCTACCGCCGCCAGCATGGGCTGGAGCCGGTGGTGTTCCGCTTCTTCAATATCTTCGGGCCGCGCCAGGACCCGTCCTCGCCGTATTCCGGGGTGATCAGCATCTTCTGCGAGCGGGCCCTGGCCGGTCAGCCGATCACCGTGTTCGGCGATGGCGAGCAGACCCGTGACTTCCTGTATGTCGGGGATCTGGTCCAGGTGATGGTGCAGGCCCTGGAGCAGGACGCGGTCGAAGAGGGCGCGGTGAATATCGGGTTGAACCAGGCGACTTCGCTGAACCAGTTGCTGGCGGCGCTGGAGCAGGTGGTCGGCACGCTGCCTGCGGTCAGCCATGGGCCGGCGCGTTCCGGAGACATCCGCCATTCCCGGGCGGATAACGCGCGGTTGCTGGCGCGCTTCGACTTCCCCGCACCGACGCCGTTCACCGAGGGGCTGGCGAGGTTGCTTGGCAAGGCCTGA
- a CDS encoding winged helix-turn-helix transcriptional regulator: MLDENNQQCPVARALEVIGDRWALMILRDTFDGLRRFSELQRNLGLAKNILAARLKLLVEAGLLAQQPASDGSAYKEYVLTEKGHSVFPIVVGLRQWGERFLFVEGESRSQLLDDRDQPLETLQVRAKDGRAVGPDDCHRRVIRHS; this comes from the coding sequence ATGCTCGACGAGAACAACCAACAATGCCCCGTGGCTCGCGCACTTGAAGTCATCGGCGATCGTTGGGCACTGATGATCCTGCGCGACACCTTCGACGGCCTGCGGCGCTTCAGCGAGTTGCAGCGCAACCTGGGGCTGGCGAAGAACATCCTTGCCGCGCGCCTGAAACTGCTGGTCGAGGCAGGCCTGCTCGCGCAGCAACCGGCGTCCGATGGCAGCGCCTACAAGGAATATGTGCTGACGGAGAAAGGCCACTCGGTGTTTCCGATCGTGGTCGGCTTGCGCCAGTGGGGGGAGCGGTTTCTGTTCGTGGAAGGCGAGTCACGCTCGCAGTTGCTGGATGACCGCGATCAGCCGCTGGAAACGCTTCAGGTTCGGGCCAAGGATGGTCGGGCGGTAGGGCCGGATGATTGCCATCGGCGGGTGATTCGGCATTCATGA
- a CDS encoding MFS transporter, giving the protein MTSQTTVPPPITRSLTLLLAAACALAVATVYCAQPLLESMAASLGVPVGQVGLVVGATQAGYAAGLLLLVPLGDLLDRKRLILGQLLCSAVALLGVAFSQHWVLLLAAMAMVGLMAVVVQVMVAHAATLATPAQQGQVVGSVTSGVVLGILLARLVAGVTADLLGWRGVYFAAAGLALLMVLLLAWRLPAARPFAPRQRYWALLGSTLRLYRDDSLLRRRGMLALLVFAAFSILWSAMVLPLSTAPLALDHTRIGLFGLAGLAGALAASRAGRLADRGLGQRTTGLALGLLTLSWLPSAFLEQSLLALVVGVLMLDLAVQAVHVTNQSLLLKGRGEMASRLIGAYMCCYSIGSGVGAVVATWVYGRWGWGAVCGLGAGVSAMAWCCWLVQVRPCRSQLAGEC; this is encoded by the coding sequence ATGACATCCCAGACCACTGTTCCACCACCTATCACCCGGAGCCTGACCCTGCTGCTCGCCGCCGCCTGCGCGCTGGCGGTGGCGACGGTGTATTGCGCCCAGCCGCTGCTGGAATCGATGGCGGCCAGCCTGGGCGTGCCCGTTGGGCAGGTTGGCCTGGTGGTCGGCGCGACCCAGGCGGGCTATGCCGCGGGCCTATTGCTGCTGGTGCCGCTGGGTGACCTGCTCGACCGCAAACGGCTGATCCTTGGGCAGTTGCTGTGCTCGGCGGTGGCCCTGCTGGGCGTGGCGTTTTCCCAGCATTGGGTGCTGTTGCTGGCGGCCATGGCCATGGTCGGGTTGATGGCCGTGGTGGTGCAGGTGATGGTGGCGCATGCCGCCACCTTGGCCACGCCCGCCCAGCAAGGGCAGGTGGTGGGCTCGGTGACCAGTGGCGTGGTGCTGGGCATTTTGCTGGCTCGGCTGGTGGCCGGGGTCACGGCCGACCTGCTGGGGTGGCGTGGGGTGTATTTCGCGGCGGCTGGGTTGGCGCTGCTGATGGTGCTGCTGCTCGCCTGGCGTTTGCCCGCCGCTCGGCCGTTCGCACCAAGGCAGCGTTACTGGGCGTTGCTGGGTTCGACGCTGCGCTTGTACCGGGATGATTCGCTGCTGCGTCGGCGGGGCATGCTCGCACTGCTGGTCTTCGCCGCCTTCAGTATTTTATGGAGCGCGATGGTGCTGCCCTTGAGCACCGCGCCGCTGGCGCTCGACCACACCCGGATCGGCCTGTTCGGCCTGGCTGGGCTTGCCGGTGCCTTGGCCGCATCACGGGCCGGCCGCCTGGCTGACCGGGGCCTTGGCCAGCGCACCACTGGCCTTGCGCTCGGGCTGCTGACGTTGTCCTGGCTGCCGAGCGCCTTCCTGGAGCAGTCGCTGCTGGCGCTGGTGGTGGGTGTGCTGATGCTGGACTTGGCCGTGCAGGCGGTGCATGTGACCAACCAGAGCTTGTTGTTGAAGGGGCGCGGCGAGATGGCGAGCCGTTTGATCGGCGCGTACATGTGCTGCTATTCAATCGGTAGCGGGGTGGGGGCGGTCGTGGCGACCTGGGTGTATGGGCGGTGGGGATGGGGAGCCGTGTGCGGGCTGGGGGCGGGGGTCAGTGCAATGGCCTGGTGTTGCTGGTTGGTGCAAGTACGCCCTTGTAGGAGCCAGCTTGCTGGCGAATGCTAG